Genomic window (Fibrobacter sp. UBA4297):
TCGAAGTCGAAAAGAACGAAATCGTCAAAATTTGTGTTGACGTGCCTGTTGTCGCATGGGAAACTTCCTTAAAAGCGATTATATCTAGCGATTCGTGCCTGACATTCGAAACACCGACGCTTGTTGGAGTTGAAACACTTAGGGTGCATTTCTATAAAGAATACATGCCTTACTACATCAACTTCTATAACGACATATATTCCTACGATATATCACTAGAAACTACTAACTATTAACTAGTAACTACTTCACAAAATTCTATCTTATCTCCCGTGAATAAGAAATATTTAATATCCGTTATTGTATTTTCTGTCCTTTTGCTGGTTCCGTTTGGCGTGCAAGCGGTTGCCGACTTGCGTGGCGAAAAGCGCTTCCAGCCGTTTGACATTTTCAAGGACGTGGTTTACACTCCGATTGTGCGCGAGAAAAAGGTCGCTGCGGCTGCGGACTCGCTCGATGCCAAGTGGCGTGCGGCTCGCGAGGCGATTGCGGCTGGAGCAGAGACGGCGGATGCGTTAGAGCCTGTGGTTTCTTCGCTTTCGGATTTGGAAGCTGCGGTGCTTTCGGTGAATACGTATGCCGAACTTGATACCGCTGAAGCTCGTTTCAAGAGTCTCAAGTTGGCGGATACGCTCCTCTCAAAGCTGGAGGACGAACCGGAATCGTTCCCGCAGGCAGATTCTTGCATCAAGTCGCTTGTGGCGGATCTTGGTCATGTGTCGCTGTGGCGTGCGTTCTTGGATGTGAAGCATTACGGCGTGTGGACGAGCCGCTATTTGCGTGCTTTCGAAAATAAGATTGATGACGAGAGCGCTATTGTGTTGGCTCTGCGCCCCAAGTACCAGCTTGCGGTGTGGAACCTCTTTAGCGATCCGGGCGAGAAGGTCGTTCTCGGCGCTGCTGGCAATTGCATCGGCAAGTCGTGCGGCAGGGAAGAGGCAAAGCCCGAAGACAAGTGGCTTTTCTACCGCCAGGATGTGGAATTCCTGGTGCAGCCGTCTCCGCTTGATGTGCGCAGTGCAAAGCTCGACAATCCGGTGAAGGCGATTGAAAAGTTCCGTGATCAGCTCAAGGCGAAGGGCGTGGAACTCTTGGTGGTGATTACGCCGGGCAAGCCGAGCATCTATACCGAACGCTTGACGGGGCGCGATTCTCGAGTCGCAGGTGCTGCGGGTGCTGGAAATGCAGCCGCAGTCGGGAATGCCGCCGGGCTCCAGTCGCATGGCAAGAAGATTCTTGATTCCCTCACGCGAGCTGGCTTTAATACTGTAGATTTATATACGCCATTGCTTGCGGCGAAGTCCCGCGATTCCGAAGAAGGTCCGTTGTACCTGAATGACGACA
Coding sequences:
- a CDS encoding alginate O-acetyltransferase AlgX-related protein, with amino-acid sequence MNKKYLISVIVFSVLLLVPFGVQAVADLRGEKRFQPFDIFKDVVYTPIVREKKVAAAADSLDAKWRAAREAIAAGAETADALEPVVSSLSDLEAAVLSVNTYAELDTAEARFKSLKLADTLLSKLEDEPESFPQADSCIKSLVADLGHVSLWRAFLDVKHYGVWTSRYLRAFENKIDDESAIVLALRPKYQLAVWNLFSDPGEKVVLGAAGNCIGKSCGREEAKPEDKWLFYRQDVEFLVQPSPLDVRSAKLDNPVKAIEKFRDQLKAKGVELLVVITPGKPSIYTERLTGRDSRVAGAAGAGNAAAVGNAAGLQSHGKKILDSLTRAGFNTVDLYTPLLAAKSRDSEEGPLYLNDDTHWTPRGAELAADVIAKKVREMVDAGIVKFRGKDDARYIASDSVADRMGDVGEMSGLNKFGVFKVQKVTGHVVSQQNIKERTEKLPVDSTCVEAAKNACKKNDSCFTAQSALCERDTVLYDTTITPFKDDFRKSEILILGDSFSRIYQTDSPVNAGWIAHFAKNVNRPVASIVSDGGASTLVREKLARKASVLKGKKLLIWEFVERDLRFGAEGWKDVNF